In the Candidatus Latescibacter sp. genome, AATCTTGTCAATCTTGTTAATCCTGTCTAATTTCGGTATTTGAAAAAAAGCGTTGTTTAAAAAAAATTATCAGACATGATTTACATGATTTACATGATTTGCATGAAATAATGATATATATTCTAAATCTTGTCAATCTTGTTAATCCTGTCTAATTTTGGTTTTTAAAAAGCGTCGTTAAAATATTCATTAGACATGATTTACATGATTTGCATGAAATAATGATATATATTCTAAATCTTGTCAATCTTGTTAATCCTGTCTAATTTTGGTATTGATAAAAAGCGTTGTTAAAAAAAATAATTGGACATGATTTACAAGATTTACATATAAATGTTATATTCTGTCAATCTTGTCTGATATCGAGGTTTATTGTTGGAAATCAATGAATTGACAAAGTGCGTCATCGGGTGCGCGTACAAGGTTCATAAAGAACTTGGCGCAGGTTTTCTTGAGAAGGTATATGAAAACGCCTTGAAAATAGAACTCGAGGAGTCCGGGGTCGATGTTGTTCAACAGTATCCAGTTGCCGTGAACTACCGAGGACGTATGATTGGCGACTTCTATGCCGATCTCTTGGTGGAAGGGAAAGTGATAATTGAATTGAAAGCTGTTCAGAAACTTGCGAAAGAACATGAAGTTCAACTGGTAAACTATCTCGCTGCCACAGGTATAGATAACGGTCTTCTCATTAACTTTGGTTCTTCTGTTGAAATAAAACGGAAGTTTAGAAAATATACTGAACAAGATTTACATGACAATAATAAATCCTGTTAATCTTGTTAATCCTGTCTAATATCAATTTTTAAACAGGCTTTTTTAAAACCAATCATCAGACATGATTTACAGATTTACATAAATAAAATATAAATTCTCAATTCTGTTAATCTTGTTAATCCTGTTAATCCTGTCTAATATCAATTTTTTAAACAGGCTTTTTTAAAACCAATCATCAGACATGATTTACAAGATTTACAAGATTAAAATAAATTAGAAATCATGTAAATATTTTTATCCCGTCATATCAACAAAGGATTATCCATTGAAAAATGAGCGTGTTCTGACCGGAAGGCATTTCATGCAGGGCAACATCGCCTGCGCGGAGGGTGCGCTGGCAGCGGGCTGCAGTTTCATGGCAGGCTATCCCATCACTCCCGCCACCGAAATCGCCGAAAGGCTTGCAGTCCGTCTTCCCTCCCTTCGCGGGGATGACGGTGTATTTATCCAGATGGAGGACGAGATCAGCTCCCTTGCCGCGGTTATCGGCGCCTCCTGGATGGGGAAAAAGGCCATGACTGCAACAAGCGGGCCGGGGCTTTCGCTTATGATGGAGCACATCGGATTCGCGATCGGCACCGAAACCCCGTGTGTCATTGTGGATGTCCAGCGGGGCGGGCCGACCACCGGCATCCCATCGGTCGAGCTTCAGGGCGACATGGTGCAGGCGCGGCGCGGCTCTCACGGCGAGTATCAGATCATCGCGGTGGCGCCTTCCTCCCCGCAGGAAATGTTCGACCATACCATCCTCGCTTTCAACCTGGCAGAGCTGTACCGTACCCCGGTGCTGGTCATGGCCGATGCGTTTGTTGGCCATATGCACGAGCGGGTCGACATTCCGGAACCGGAAACAATAGATATATCCAACAGAATCATTCCCGAACCGGGGTTCGATGCCGAGAAGGATCAGGGATTTCTCTCCGTGGATGTAGCGCCCATGCCGGTTTTCGGCCGCGGGTTCAAAAGCCATGTAACCTCATCATGCCATACCGAGACCGGTCAGAGGAATGTCACCGACGCCTACGCCCTCGATAATTTCATCCGCAAGCTTTCCGGGAAAATCGAGAAACACCGGGATAAAATCGTGCGTGTGGAAGACCGAACCGAGGGCGCAGATATCGTAATTTTCGCTTACGGCAGCATTCATCGTGTGGCGCTCGAAGCCGCAGAAAAAGCGCGCTCCGAGGGTTTGAACGTGGGTACATTCCGCCCGGTGACCGTGTGGCCCTTCCCGGACAGGGAGATAGCCGAATTCTCACAGCGGGTGAAAGCCATCCTCGTCCTCGAAAACAATCTCGGACAGCTTCTCCCCTATGTGCAGGCGGCGGCGTCCTGCCCGGTTCATTTCCTCGAACCGGAAATTCTCGGCACCCTTCATGATGTGGACAGGGTGACAAAGAAGCTGAAGGAGGCGGCGAAATGAGTTCAACGCACCCTCTTTTCGAATATATACGCCCCTCGGCTTTGAAAACGGCCAACTGCCCCGGCTGTGGCAACGGTATTCTCGCCCAGGCCATCCTCCGCGCTATAGATGAAGAGGGGATCAGCATGGACGATTTCGTATTCGTATCCGGCATCGGGTGCGCCGCCTGGATTCCCAGCCCGTTCTTCCACGGAGATACGCTGCACACCACACACGGCCGTCCCATAGCTTTTGCAACAGGTTTGAAACTCGCTGCCCCGGACCGCCGGGTCATGGTAATATCCGGCGACGGCGACCTTTTGGCGATTGGCGGGAATCATTTCATCCATGCCGCCCGCCGTAACATAGACATGGTGGTCATCTGTGTGAACAACGGCATCTACGGGATGACCGGCGGACAGGTGGCGCCCACCACTCCGCTTGGCCTTAAAACGGTTACCTCCCCCTACGGGAATGTGGAGAACGAGTTCGATATTGCCGGGCTGGCAATAGCGGCGGGAGCGACGTATGCGGCCCGCTGGACGGTGTACCAGACCCTGCAAATTACGAAAGCCGTCCGAAAGGCGCTCAACCACAAGGGATTTTCCCTTCTCGAGATCCTCAGCCACTGCCCGGTGCATTACGGCAAGAAAGCGGGAATGAATTCGGTGAAGATGTTCGATGGCTTCAAGGAGCGTTCGGTTACGGTGGCTAAAGCCGCCGGAATGACCCCGGAGGAAAAGGCCGGAAAAATCATTGTGGGCGAGCTGCTCGACATCGAGAAACCTGTCCTCGATGTGGAGCTTGCCCGCCAGCGTGAAGAGCTGCGGAAAGGAGCCGCCGATGGCCAGAACTGAGATTCGTTTCGCCGGATTCGGCGGCCAGGGAGTGGTGCTGGCCGGGGTGCTTCTCGGCGAGGCTGCGGTGATCCACGACGGCAAGTATGCCATCCAGACCCAGACCTACGGCGCCGCGGCGCGCGGCGGTGCAGCCCGCTCCGATGTGATTATCAGCGAGGACCGTATCATCTATCCCCAGGTGACCGCGCCGGACATCATGGTGGCGTTCACCCTCGAGGCGATGAATAAGTACAAGAGCGAGATGAAAGAGGGCGCTCTTCTCATTGTTGACAGTTCCCTGTTCACTCCGCCGGACGGGCTCCCGTTCCGTGTCTACCGTTGTCCGGCCACCGGAATTGCGATGAATGAACTGGGAAAAGGAATTGTCGCCAACATGGTTATGCTCGGATTTCTCACCGCCCTGACAGGGATAGTGAGCGAGGATGCGATGACAGAAGCCATCCGCGCCAATGTACCGAAAGGTACGGAGGAACTGAATCTGAAAGCTTTCCGGCGTGGAATGGAACTGGGTAAAGAAGCGAAGTAAAACCGTCTGAACCACAGATGGTCAGGATTGTACGGATCAACAGGAAAGAATTATTGTCCGGCATATCTTTTAATTCCTGATATCAACAGTTCAGACAATTTTAATAAAAATCTTTGTAATCTTGACAGGATTTCAATTATGTATACCAATCGTGATTTTATAGAAATTTCCAAAATCATTCGATCTTTCATTCCCAGAACGAAAGAAATCATTCTCTTCGGAAGCTATGCCCGCGAGCAGGCAAAGGAGGAAAGTGATGCCGATATCGCGGTCATTGTGGAAAAGAAATTCGACCGTAAGGAAAAACTCCTGGCTCTGGGGAAGGCATGGAACGCACTGGCAAGACGAGGATACCATGTGGATATTGTAATAAAAACAGTGGATGAATTCGATATGGACAAGGATATACCGGTTACTCTCTCCCATACAATATATCATGAAGGAAAATGCTTATGGAAAGCCAACGCCTCCTTGAAATCATCCGTCAATGGCTGATCAAGGCGGATCATGATCTTGAAATTGTTGAACGGGAAATGAGGTTTTCCGATGAACCTCTTACAGATATTCTGTGTTTTCATTGCCAACAGGCTGTTGAGAAGTATCTGAAAACATACCTTATATTCAAACTCGTTAAACCTTCGAAAACACATGATATCGCCGAGCTCATCGAGGAATGCAGAAAGCTTGATCCAGACTTTGAGAAGCTCTCCGATTTATCGTATATGACCGAGTATGCTGTCCAGCTTCGATATCCTGACGACTTTTACCAGCCTGAACTTGCAGAGATGAATAAAGCGTTTTCTGATGCCCTTAAGGCAAAACGGTTTGTTCTAGAGAAAATCAATGTAAAGATGAGGTAGCATCTCATCGGAAACAAGTACATAACCTATTCGGGGAGTTATAAACAACCACCGCCATGAAACTCTACGAGCATGAAGCCGCCGATATCTTCGCTCATCTCGGCATTCCCGTTCCGGACCGGATGACCGCCGTCTCGCCGGAGGAGGCCCGATCCGCCGCAGAAAAGATCGGCTGCCAGGTGGTGGTCAAAGCGCAGGTGCTTGCCGGGGGCCGCGGCCTGGCTGGAGGGGTGAAAACCGCCTCCACACCGGAAGAAGCGCAGGCCGCTGCGGAATCCATCCTCGGCTCCCGCATCCGTGGACTGACAGTCGAAAAGGTCCTGATCAGCCAAAAGATCGAGATCGCAAAGGAGCTTTACCTGGGCATCACGGTGGACGGAGACAAAGGACAGCCGATCGTGGTGACGAGCAGCGAGGGCGGCGTGAGCATCGAAGAAATCGCAAAGACATCCCCCTCGAAAATCGCCTCCCGGAATGTGGACATCAACCGGGGGCTGCTCGCGTTCGAGGCGCGTAAACTCCTTGGCGGCGCAGGTTTCCCCGCCCGTCAGATACCTGCCGCCGCCGATGTGCTGGTGAAGCTCTACCAGGTGTTCCGGCGGTACAATGCCCTGATTGCGGAGATCAATCCTCTGGCGGTCCGCCCGGATGGTTCGGTCACAGCGGTGGACACCAAGCTGGAAATAGACGATTCCGCACTGTACCGCATGGACAACCGCCTTCCCGGCAACATCGAGCGCACCGGAAACCCGCTCGAGAAAAAAGGCCGCGAGATCGGAGTCACCTATGTGGAGCTGGACGGCGATATCGGCCTCATTTCATCCGGCGCCGGGCTGGGCATGGCCACCATGGACATCATCGGGCGGAAACTGCGCCCCGCCAACTTCCTGGAAACCGGCGGCGGCATCACCGAAGACCTGCTCTACCGCATCATGGAGCTGATGATGATGAAACCGGGCCTCCGCGCTATCTTTATCAATCTCTACGGCGGCATCAACCCCATCCATGAGGGGGCCAAAGGCATCGTCCGCTACATCCGTGAGCACAATCTCTCCATCCCCATCATGGCCAAAGCCCTGGGGAACCGTCAGGAGGAAACCTGGGAAATCCTGCGCTCCGGCGGCGTCCACGTTGTAACTGAGACGGCGACTGAGAAGGCGGTGGAGAAGCTGTTCGAACTTGTAGGGAGCGTAAAAGAATAGTCCAAAGCCCAAAGGAAAAGATCAGTCGCAAAGGGGCAAAGGCACAGAGGAAAAGAAAGAAGTAAAGAAGCTGAAGAAACACTTTGCCGCGCCTTCACTTTGATACTATGTTACATTATTGATAGAAATGATAGGGTCTTAGTATGAGCGTATTAAACCATATAACGTTAGAAAATTTCAAATCAATCAAAAAACTTGACCTTGATTTGAAACCGTTAAATGTCTTTATCGGAGCTAATGGAGCGGGCAAATCAAATTTCGTCGGGGTGTTCAATTTCCTTAACGAACTAGTCGAAGGCAATCTTCAAACATATACGGGTACGTCCGGAGGAGCTAACAGCATCCTTTATTTCGGCATCAAAAGGTCGGACTCCCTCTCTTTTGATCTCTCCCTGGATGATAACACGAAAGGGTATCGCTGTGTTTTGAAACCCACAGTACATGATTCTTTTATCATAGACGAAGAGTTATTCTGGATTATTGATGAAGGCGGGCATAAAGAACATTCAATGTTTTTAGGTAATAACAATACTGAGTCTGCCATTCAGAAAACGCTCACAGATACCCAGTACGTGCCTTTCAAAGAAATCTGCCCTCTCCTTAAAAGCTGGAAAATCTATCACTTCCACGACACCACCAACAGTGCCGCAATTAAACAAACCAGTGATATTGAAAACAACCGCATTCTTCTGCCAGACGGCGGCAATCTTGCGGCATTTCTGTACATGCTCTCGAAAAAATATCCGGTACATTTCGATAACATACAGGATGCCATTCGCATGGTTGCGCCTTTTTTTGACCGCTTTGTCCTTGAACCCTCTCAATTGAATGAAGACAAAATTCGGCTTGAGTGGAAACATAAAGGAACAAGCGATTATTTCAATGCTTCCTCACTCTCCGACGGCACTCTACGGTTCATGTGTCTTGCCACACTTCTTTTACAGCCAGCGCTGCCATCAATAATCCTGCTCGATGAACCCGAACTCGGCCTTCATCCTTATGCTGTCGCCGTTCTTGCAGGGCTCTTGCGGTCGGCTTCGAAGAATTCGCAGGTTATCATCGCCACGCAGTCGGTTACTCTGGTTAATCAATTCGAACCTGAAGATATTGTGGTGGTCGAGCGCGACAAAGAACAAAGCATATTCCGCCGTCTCGATAAATCGAATATTACCGAATGGCTTGAGGATTATGGCCTCGGCGACCTTTGGGAGAAAAATATTCTGGGAGGACGCCCCTGAATCATGAAAAAGGTGCTGATTCTCGTGGAAGGACAAACAGAAGAAGCTTTTGTTAAACGGGTTCTCGCTATTCATCTTGCGCCTTATGATATCGTGGTTAATCCTATAATATTGACAACAAAAATAGTCGTGAATGGTCCGGATTTTAAAGGTGGATCTTTATCATACAGAAAAGTAAAAAAAGAAGCTCAAAGATTGCTTGGAGACACAAGCACTCATCTGGTGACAACAATGCTTGATTTCTATGGTCTCAAAAACGATTTCCCTATGCGGGACAATTCTACCGGTAATCCTCTTGAAAAAGTTTCCAGAGTCGAGGCTGCGTTTAATCAAGATATAGATAATCCCCGCTTCTACAGTTATTTCTCACTTCATGAGTATGAGGGATTGCTGTTTT is a window encoding:
- a CDS encoding DUF4276 family protein — its product is MKKVLILVEGQTEEAFVKRVLAIHLAPYDIVVNPIILTTKIVVNGPDFKGGSLSYRKVKKEAQRLLGDTSTHLVTTMLDFYGLKNDFPMRDNSTGNPLEKVSRVEAAFNQDIDNPRFYSYFSLHEYEGLLFSSPSDIARIFNEPVKESILRRIRNSFPTPEDINDNPETVPSKRICMEFPQYEKVFHGSVIAGRIGLETMRRECHHFHTWLNRIEQL
- a CDS encoding AAA family ATPase; the protein is MSVLNHITLENFKSIKKLDLDLKPLNVFIGANGAGKSNFVGVFNFLNELVEGNLQTYTGTSGGANSILYFGIKRSDSLSFDLSLDDNTKGYRCVLKPTVHDSFIIDEELFWIIDEGGHKEHSMFLGNNNTESAIQKTLTDTQYVPFKEICPLLKSWKIYHFHDTTNSAAIKQTSDIENNRILLPDGGNLAAFLYMLSKKYPVHFDNIQDAIRMVAPFFDRFVLEPSQLNEDKIRLEWKHKGTSDYFNASSLSDGTLRFMCLATLLLQPALPSIILLDEPELGLHPYAVAVLAGLLRSASKNSQVIIATQSVTLVNQFEPEDIVVVERDKEQSIFRRLDKSNITEWLEDYGLGDLWEKNILGGRP
- a CDS encoding 2-oxoacid:acceptor oxidoreductase subunit alpha → MKNERVLTGRHFMQGNIACAEGALAAGCSFMAGYPITPATEIAERLAVRLPSLRGDDGVFIQMEDEISSLAAVIGASWMGKKAMTATSGPGLSLMMEHIGFAIGTETPCVIVDVQRGGPTTGIPSVELQGDMVQARRGSHGEYQIIAVAPSSPQEMFDHTILAFNLAELYRTPVLVMADAFVGHMHERVDIPEPETIDISNRIIPEPGFDAEKDQGFLSVDVAPMPVFGRGFKSHVTSSCHTETGQRNVTDAYALDNFIRKLSGKIEKHRDKIVRVEDRTEGADIVIFAYGSIHRVALEAAEKARSEGLNVGTFRPVTVWPFPDREIAEFSQRVKAILVLENNLGQLLPYVQAAASCPVHFLEPEILGTLHDVDRVTKKLKEAAK
- a CDS encoding HEPN domain-containing protein; the protein is MESQRLLEIIRQWLIKADHDLEIVEREMRFSDEPLTDILCFHCQQAVEKYLKTYLIFKLVKPSKTHDIAELIEECRKLDPDFEKLSDLSYMTEYAVQLRYPDDFYQPELAEMNKAFSDALKAKRFVLEKINVKMR
- a CDS encoding nucleotidyltransferase domain-containing protein gives rise to the protein MYTNRDFIEISKIIRSFIPRTKEIILFGSYAREQAKEESDADIAVIVEKKFDRKEKLLALGKAWNALARRGYHVDIVIKTVDEFDMDKDIPVTLSHTIYHEGKCLWKANASLKSSVNG
- a CDS encoding thiamine pyrophosphate-dependent enzyme, which codes for MSSTHPLFEYIRPSALKTANCPGCGNGILAQAILRAIDEEGISMDDFVFVSGIGCAAWIPSPFFHGDTLHTTHGRPIAFATGLKLAAPDRRVMVISGDGDLLAIGGNHFIHAARRNIDMVVICVNNGIYGMTGGQVAPTTPLGLKTVTSPYGNVENEFDIAGLAIAAGATYAARWTVYQTLQITKAVRKALNHKGFSLLEILSHCPVHYGKKAGMNSVKMFDGFKERSVTVAKAAGMTPEEKAGKIIVGELLDIEKPVLDVELARQREELRKGAADGQN
- a CDS encoding GxxExxY protein, with the protein product MEINELTKCVIGCAYKVHKELGAGFLEKVYENALKIELEESGVDVVQQYPVAVNYRGRMIGDFYADLLVEGKVIIELKAVQKLAKEHEVQLVNYLAATGIDNGLLINFGSSVEIKRKFRKYTEQDLHDNNKSC
- a CDS encoding 2-oxoacid:acceptor oxidoreductase family protein; amino-acid sequence: MARTEIRFAGFGGQGVVLAGVLLGEAAVIHDGKYAIQTQTYGAAARGGAARSDVIISEDRIIYPQVTAPDIMVAFTLEAMNKYKSEMKEGALLIVDSSLFTPPDGLPFRVYRCPATGIAMNELGKGIVANMVMLGFLTALTGIVSEDAMTEAIRANVPKGTEELNLKAFRRGMELGKEAK
- a CDS encoding succinate--CoA ligase subunit beta encodes the protein MKLYEHEAADIFAHLGIPVPDRMTAVSPEEARSAAEKIGCQVVVKAQVLAGGRGLAGGVKTASTPEEAQAAAESILGSRIRGLTVEKVLISQKIEIAKELYLGITVDGDKGQPIVVTSSEGGVSIEEIAKTSPSKIASRNVDINRGLLAFEARKLLGGAGFPARQIPAAADVLVKLYQVFRRYNALIAEINPLAVRPDGSVTAVDTKLEIDDSALYRMDNRLPGNIERTGNPLEKKGREIGVTYVELDGDIGLISSGAGLGMATMDIIGRKLRPANFLETGGGITEDLLYRIMELMMMKPGLRAIFINLYGGINPIHEGAKGIVRYIREHNLSIPIMAKALGNRQEETWEILRSGGVHVVTETATEKAVEKLFELVGSVKE